In a genomic window of Brassica rapa cultivar Chiifu-401-42 chromosome A10, CAAS_Brap_v3.01, whole genome shotgun sequence:
- the LOC103843914 gene encoding dof zinc finger protein DOF1.6, with translation MPSESNQTRSARVQGSTAAYPPPNLAEPLPCPRCNSIITKFCYYNNYNLLQPRYFCKSCRRYWTQGGTLRDVPVGGGTRRSSSKRNRSFSSNATTASSSSCSSSIITTANGSEPMNQGTATNEAKGSHEISGYGSFASLLSEQSDGAAFLALGNGSGSGGLDYGFGYGYGLEELSIGYLGGGSGVEIPVVGGGDTWQIGEIEAKSGDSLWPGLEISMQSNGAK, from the coding sequence ATGCCGTCTGAATCAAACCAAACCCGATCCGCCCGAGTTCAGGGCTCAACGGCTGCTTACCCACCTCCGAATCTGGCGGAGCCACTGCCTTGTCCTCGTTGCAACTCCATCATCACCAAGTTCTGCTACTACAACAACTACAACCTCTTACAGCCTCGCTACTTCTGCAAGTCTTGCCGCCGTTACTGGACTCAAGGTGGTACACTCCGCGACGTCCCCGTCGGCGGTGGAACTCGCCGGAGCTCTTCCAAACGCAACCGCTCTTTCTCCTCCAACGCCACTACTGCCTCCTCCTCTTCCTGCTCTTCTTCCATCATTACAACCGCCAACGGTTCAGAACCAATGAACCAAGGAACCGCCACAAACGAAGCAAAGGGTAGTCATGAAATCTCAGGTTACGGAAGCTTTGCGTCTCTGTTAAGTGAGCAGAGCGACGGAGCAGCGTTTCTGGCGTTGGGAAACGGAAGTGGAAGCGGTGGGTTAGACTACGGGTTTGGGTACGGGTACGGGTTGGAGGAGCTGAGTATTGGGTATCTTGGGGGAGGCTCCGGAGTAGAGATACCGGTGGTGGGTGGTGGTGACACGTGGCAGATTGGGGAGATTGAAGCTAAAAGTGGGGACAGTTTATGGCCTGGTCTCGAGATCTCCATGCAAAGCAACGGTGCTAAGTGA
- the LOC103843909 gene encoding exocyst complex component SEC3A encodes MAKSSADDDELRRACEAAIEGTKQSIVMSIRVAKSRGVWGKSGKLGRQMAKPRVLALSVKSKGQRKKAFLRVMKYSSGGVLEPAKMYKLKHLSKVEVITNDPSGCTFTLGFDNLRSQSVAPPQWTMRNTDDRNRILVCILNICKDVLGKLPKVVGIDIVEMALWAKDNTPVVTTQRSTEDGEPVAEAVTESELKVTVEKELVSQAEEEDMEALLGTYVMGIGEAEAFSERLKRELQALEAANVHAILESEPLVDEVLNGLEAATNIVDDMDEWLGIFNVKLRHMREDIESIETRNNKLEMQSVNNKALIEELDKVIERLRVPSEYSASLTGGSFDEADMLQNIEACEWLAKALKGLEVPNLDPIYANMRSVKEKRAELKILKATFVTRASEFLRNYFASLVDFMVSDKSYFSQRGQLKRPDHADLRYKCRTYARLLQHLKSLDKNCLGPLRKAYCSSLNLLLRREAREFANELRASTKVSRNPTVWLEGSTGSSQNANTDTSAVSDAYAKMLTIFIPLLVDESSFFAHFMCFEVPALAPPGGAGSDKRPNNDDGNDDDDLGIMDIDESDKKTGKTSPDLTALNESLQDLLDGIQEDFYAVVDWAYKIDPLRCISMHGITERYLSGQKADAAGFVRLLLGDLEARVSMQFSRFVDEACHQIERNERNVRQMGVLPYIPRFAALATRMEQYIQGQSRDLVDQAYTKFVSIMFVTLEKIAQQDPKYADILLLENYAAFQNSLYDLANVVPTLAKFYHQASEAYEQACTRHISLIIYYQFERLFQFAKKIEDLMYTISPEEIPFQLGLSKMELRKMLKSSLSGVDKSIAQMYKKLQKNLASEELLPSLWDKCKKEFLDKYESFVQLVAKVYPSENVPGVTEMRGLLASM; translated from the exons ATGGCGAAATCAAGCGCCGACGATGACGAGCTACGGCGTGCTTGCGAGGCCGCCATCGAAGGAACGAAGCAATCGATTGTCATGTCGATCCGCGTCGCCAAGAGCCGCGGTGTCTGGGGAAAGTCTGGCAAATTAGGTCGCCAAATGGCCAAACCTAGGGTTCTCGCTCTTTCCG TTAAATCAAAGGGTCAGCGGAAGAAAGCATTTCTTCGAGTAATGAAGTATTCAAGTGGAGGTGTCCTTGAG CCTGCTAAAATGTACAAACTCAAGCATCTTTCGAAAGTGGAAGTCATAACTAATGACCCAAGTGGATGTACTTTTACCCTG GGGTTTGATAATCTCAGGAGTCAAAGTGTTGCTCCTCCTCAGTGGACCATGCGCAATACTGATGACAG GAACCGAATTTTAGTTTGCATATTGAACATATGCAAAGACGTATTGGGCAAGCTTCCGAAAGTCGTTGGTATAGATATCGTCGAGATGGCCCTTTGGGCTAAG GATAACACTCCAGTAGTCACTACTCAAAGAAGTACAGAAGATGGTGAGCCTGTTGCTGAAGCTGTAACAGAAAGTGAATTGAAAGTTACTGTTGAAAAAGAACTTGTCTCTCAGGCCGAGGAAGAAGATATGGAGGCTCTCTTAGGAAC TTATGTAATGGGCATTGGTGAAGCTGAGGCATTTTCTGAAAGGCTGAAGCGAGAGCTCCAAGCTCTTGAAGCGGCAAATGTACATGCAATTCTGGAAAGCGAACCATTAGTGGATGag GTTTTGAATGGACTAGAGGCAGCAACAAATATTGTTGATGACATGGATGAATGGTTAGGGATATTTAACGTGAAACTTAGACACATGAGGGAAGACATTGAATCG ATAGAAACTCGAAACAACAAATTGGAGATGCAGTCTGTAAACAACAAAGCTCTCATTGAAGAGCTTGATAAAGTTATTGAGAGACTGCGTGTGCCTTCCGAG TATTCAGCATCCCTCACAGGAGGCTCATTTGATGAAGCAGACATGCTCCAAAATATTGAAGCTTGCGAGTGGTTAGCCAAAGCTTTAAAGGGTCTTGAAGTGCCGAACTTAGACCCCATATATGCTAATATGCGATCT GTAAAAGAGAAACGAGCAGAGCTAAAAATATTGAAAGCTACTTTTGTGACGAGAGCGTCTGAGTTCCTGAGAAACTACTTTGCTAGTTTGGTAGATTTCATGGTTAGCGACAAAAGTTACTTTTCTCAG AGAGGTCAGCTGAAGCGGCCTGACCATGCAGATTTGCGGTATAAATGCAGAACATATGCTCGTCTTTTGCAACACTTAAAG AGTCTTGATAAGAACTGTTTGGGACCATTGAGAAAAGCATACTGCAGCTCCCTGAACTTGCTCCTTCGCCGGGAG GCTCGTGAATTCGCAAATGAGCTTCGTGCAAGCACAAAAGTATCACGAAATCCTACTGTTTGGCTAGAAGGATCTACGGGTTCTAGTCAGAATGCAAACACTGATACCTCTGCAGTATCGGATGCTTATGCCAAGATGCTAACAATATTTATCCCGCTTCTTGTAGATGAG AGTTCCTTTTTTGCGCACTTCATGTGCTTTGAGGTACCAGCTCTTGCTCCACCTGGAGGTGCTGGCAGTGATAAAAGGCCCAACAATGACGAtggtaatgatgatgatgatttgggTATCATGGACATTGATGAGTCTGATAAGAAAACTG GTAAAACCTCCCCAGACCTGACGGCATTGAATGAATCTCTTCAAGATTTACTTGATGGTATTCAG GAGGATTTTTATGCTGTTGTTGACTGGGCATACAAAATAGATCCACTACGTTGCATATCAATGCATGGGATAACTGAACGGTATCTATCTGGTCAGAAAGCTGATGCTGCAGGATTTGTTCGCCTTTTGCTTGGAGATCTGGAGGCGAGGGTTTCAATGCAATTTAGCCGG TTTGTGGATGAAGCTTGTCACCAGATTGAAAGAAACGAGCGTAATGTAAGACAGATGGGCGTCTTACCATATATTCCAAG ATTTGCAGCACTCGCTACTCGTATGGAACAGTACATACAAGGACAATCTAGGGATTTGGTTGATCAGGCATACACAAAATTC GTAAGCATAATGTTTGTGACCCTCGAGAAAATTGCCCAGCAAGATCCCAAATATGCAGATATTcttcttttagaaaattatgcTGCTTTTCAGAATAG CCTGTATGACCTGGCTAATGTTGTGCCCACTTTAGCCAAGTTCTATCACCAGGCAAGTGAAGCATATGAACAAGCTTGTACCCGCCACATTAGCCTGATAATATACTAC CAATTTGAAAGACTATTTCAGTTTGCTAAAAAGATTGAAGATTTGATGTATACTATCAGCCCTGAAGAG ATACCATTCCAGCTCGGTTTGTCGAAAATGGAACTACGGAAGATGTTAAAGTCAAGCTTGTCAGGG GTGGACAAATCGATTGCACAGATGTATAAGAAGTTGCAGAAGAATCTAGCGTCCGAGGAGTTGCTACCGTCCTTGTGGGACAAATGCAAG aaggagTTTCTGGACAAGTACGAGAGCTTCGTGCAGCTAGTAGCCAAAGTTTACCCTAGTGAAAACGTTCCTGGGGTTACTGAAATGAGAGGACTTCTTGCTTCCATGTGA
- the LOC103843912 gene encoding transmembrane protein 147 gives MTLFHFFNCAILTFGPHAVYYSATPLSEYDTLGTSVKAAVVYLATALVKLVCLATFLQVSETEVFDPYQEALKAMIGFIDVAGLYFALAQLTHRNISQNHKFQAVGLGWAFADSVLHRLAPLWVGARGLEFTWDYVLQGLEANANLVFTISLAALGSLMWLRKNKPKTLIPIIYTCAVIIATMPSITSYLRRVMGWHFPKVVGFELMTSLVMAFISCQLFILCQRPSL, from the exons ATGACGCTTTTTCACTTCTTCAACTGTGCGATTCTCACATTCGGTCCCCACGCCGTCTACTACTCCGCCACTCCTTT ATCTGAATATGACACACTTGGAACCTCGGTGAAGGCTGCTGTTGTTTACCTCGCTACTGCACTTGTTAAG CTTGTTTGCTTGGCAACTTTTCTGCAAGTATCTGAAACCGAAGTATTTGATCCTTACCAG GAAGCCCTGAAAGCAATGATTGGCTTCATTGACGTTGCTGGTCTCTACTTTGCTCTGGCTCAGCTCACACACAGGAACATCTCTCAAAACCATAAGTTTCAAGCTGTTGGCCTTG GATGGGCGTTTGCGGATTCTGTTTTGCATAGGTTGGCTCCTCTTTGGGTTGGTGCTCGAGGACTTGAGTTCACTTGGGATTATGTTTTACAAGGCCTTGAAGCCAATGCAAATCTG GTGTTCACGATATCCTTAGCTGCGCTAGGTTCCTTGATGTGGCTACGCAAGAACAAGCCAAAGACTCTGATCCCCATCATATACACGTGTGCAGTGATCATCGCCACAATGCCTTCAATCACAAGCTATCTAAGGAGAGTCATGGGATGGCATTTCCCCAAAGTTGTTGGGTTTGAGCTGATGACTTCTCTGGTAATGGCTTTCATCAGCTGTCAACTCTTCATCCTCTGTCAGAGACCGTCTTTGTGA
- the LOC103843910 gene encoding protein JINGUBANG: protein MPRSDRVREYSWNQSEENSLVGSIVQEEGHIYSLAATNDLVFTGSDNNHIRVWKNLNEFSEFKSNSGLVKAIVICREDNNNKVFTGHQDGKIRVWKTSHKNPRVYTRAGSLPALKDVLKKSVKPSNYVEVRRRRTALWIKHSDAVSCLSLVEDQGLLYSASWDRTVKVWRIHDLKCLESIKAHDDAVNSVVAAGSGEGLVFTGSADGTVKVWKREVRGKRTAHSLVQTLLKQESAVTALVTSHVAVYSGSSDGAVNYWEMGEKKVLKHCGVFKKHRLAVLCLAAAGELVFSGAADKKICVWRREGRVHSCVSVLTGHTGPVKCLAVAEPSGGEGEDGGDGRLIVYSGSLDKSVKVWRVPCHHM from the coding sequence ATGCCCCGTTCCGACCGGGTCCGGGAATATTCTTGGAATCAAAGCGAAGAAAACAGCCTGGTCGGGTCGATTGTTCAAGAAGAAGGCCACATTTACTCGTTAGCAGCGACAAATGATCTTGTGTTCACAGGATCGGACAATAATCACATTAGGGTTTGGAAGAACCTAAACGAGTTTAGTGAGTTTAAATCGAACAGCGGTTTGGTGAAAGCGATAGTGATATGCCGTgaggataataataataaggtgTTCACGGGTCATCAAGACGGTAAGATCCGGGTCTGGAAAACCTCGCACAAGAACCCCCGAGTGTACACACGCGCCGGAAGCTTACCGGCTTTGAAAGACGTGTTGAAGAAGTCAGTGAAGCCGAGTAACTACGTGGAGGTGAGAAGACGTCGTACGGCGCTGTGGATCAAACACTCCGACGCCGTTTCGTGTTTGAGCCTTGTGGAAGATCAAGGGCTGTTATACTCCGCCTCATGGGATCGGACGGTCAAGGTTTGGCGCATTCACGATTTGAAATGTTTGGAATCTATTAAAGCTCATGATGACGCCGTCAACTCCGTCGTAGCCGCTGGTTCCGGCGAGGGTCTTGTGTTCACTGGCTCGGCCGATGGAACGGTTAAGGTTTGGAAACGGGAGGTTCGCGGGAAGCGTACTGCGCATAGTTTGGTTCAGACTTTGCTGAAACAAGAATCTGCTGTTACGGCTTTGGTTACTAGCCACGTGGCGGTGTATAGTGGTTCTAGCGACGGTGCTGTGAATTATTGGGAGATGGGAGAGAAGAAAGTGTTGAAGCATTGCGGTGTTTTCAAGAAACACAGGCTTGCTGTGCTCTGTCTCGCGGCAGCTGGAGAATTGGTGTTTAGTGGTGCGGCGGATAAGAAGATATGCGTGtggaggagagaagggagagttCACTCGTGTGTGTCGGTTTTGACTGGTCATACCGGACCGGTTAAGTGTTTAGCGGTGGCGGAACCATCGGGAGGAGAGGGCGAAGACGGAGGAGATGGGAGATTGATTGTGTATAGTGGAAGTCTTGACAAGTCGGTCAAAGTTTGGAGGGTGCCATGTCATCATATGTAG